Part of the Sporosarcina sp. FSL K6-2383 genome is shown below.
AGAAGGGCAAGTGGTTGAGCGGAAAAGTAAGACGAAGCGAATTTTCTATGGTTGCGATCGTTATCCAGAATGTGAATATGTATCATGGGACAAGCCGGTTGCTAGGCCGTGTCCGAAATGTGAGCATACGCTAGTCGAGAAGAAATTGAAAAAAGGCGTACAAATTCAATGTACAGAGTGTGATTATAAAGAAGATACACAGCAATAAAGTTGATTTCACTGAATCAGTTGCGGTGCTTTGGTGTGTCTTAACTCGATTCGTATGTATTGAAGAAAGTAGGTAATAGAAAGAAGAAGTTCGGAGGGAATCCTGAACTTCTTCTTTCTTTAGCGTTAAAGCATCAGTCGAGTAGTGTAGAATTTTCAGATATGAACAAATTGTGTCGGAAATGCAACCAAATCAATAGAGGTCTGACTTCTTATGCAAAGAAAGTTGCCCGAAGTTCATCATATAATGTATAGTGAATCGTGGATGACTTTTGAATAAGCAAATTAGTCGCCATTTTGTAATCACTTTGTAAGACAGAGCGCTAACATACTTCGTAAAATGTGTTTTACTATTCAAACGACTCGTAACTTTGTTATAATACCAGAGGCTTTTCATTCTAAGGGGTGAATTAATTGGCTCTACAACCATCTGATATCCGTGATGAATACATTACTTATGTACGCTTGGAAAAAAACTACTCATTTTATACAGTATTAGAATATGAAAAAGATGTCGATGCATTTTTGGAATTCCTAGAGGTTGAAGGAATAACCGATTTGAACGATGTGGCATATTCTGAGGCGAGGCTTTACGTGACAGGTCTGTATGATAAAGGATTATCAAGAGCGTCGATTTCTAGAAAGATTTCTTCAGTTCGTTCCTTTTTCAAGTTTGCGAATGCTCGCTACGACATTAACGATATTGCATTCCGATCGCTGCATCATCCAAAAAAGGAAGAACGGCTTCCGGCTTTTTTTTATGAAGAGGAAATGGAATTGTTATTTTCGTCCTGTAAAGGGGAAGATAGGAAATCATTACGTGATTACGCAATCCTCGAGCTGCTTTACGCAACGGGCATACGGGTAAGTGAGCTACTATCCATACGAATGCAAGATATTGACGACCATCTTGGCATTGTCCTCATCATGGGGAAAGGTCGTAAAGAACGCTATGTACCTTTTGGTAGTTATGCACAATCTGCATTGGATGCTTACCGTGAAAACAGTAGGCTGGATTTGATGAAGCAGAAGGAGCATGACATGTTATTTGTCAATTTACGTGGTGATCCACTAACCGACAGGGGTGTGCGTCATATACTAAGCAAGATGATGGAAAATGCATCTCTACACTCGAAAATCTATCCGCATATGATTCGCCATTCTTTTGCAACGCATCTGCTAGCAGGTGGTGCTGATATGAGGACCGTCCAAGAACTTCTTGGACATAGTCATTTATCTTCAACGCAAGTGTATACCCATATTACGAAAGAACATTTACGGAAAACGTATATGAATACGCATCCGCGAGCATAGGAGGATGATTAGATGGAAGTCCATGCAACAACGATTTTTGCCATTCGCCATGAAGGTTCTTGTGCCATGTCAGGTGACGGGCAAGTAACGGTAGGAAATGCAGTCATTATGAAGCGTACGGCGAAAAAAGTGCGTAGAATCTTTGGTGGTAAAGTATTGGCGGGATTTGCAGGGTCGGTGGCAGACGCTTTCACATTGTTCGAATTATTTGAGGCGAAGCTGACAGAATACAACGGTAATCTTGAGCGGGCTTCTGTCGAGTTGGCAAAAGAATGGCGTGGCGATCGGATTCTTCGGAAACTTGAAGCAATGTTACTCGTCATGGATAGTGAACGGTTACTACTGGTGTCGGGAACGGGAGAAGTTATCGAACCCGATGATGGCATTTTGGCAATTGGATCGGGTGGTAACTATGCGCTTGCTGCTGGTCGGGCATTGAAAAAGTATAGCGGTCATTCGCTGACTGCTCCGGAAATTGCGAAAGCGGCTTTGGAAACGGCTGCTGAAATTTGCGTCTACACGAATGATAACATTATTGTGGAGGTACTCGAATGACTAACAGACAAGAACTGACGCCAAAGGAATTGACTGCGCATCTTGACCGTTTTATTATCGGCCAAAACGATGCTAAACGAGCGGTAGCTGTAGCAATTCGTAATAGGTACAGAAGAAGTCTATTGCCAGACGAAGAGAAAAGTGAAATCATTCCGAAAAATATTCTAATGATTGGTCCGACAGGTGTTGGGAAGACTGAAATTGCGAGAAGGATTGCTAAGCTAGTCAACGCACCATTCATTAAAGTCGAAGCGACAAAGTTCACCGAAGTAGGATATGTTGGACGTGATGTTGAGTCGATGGTACGTGATCTAACTGAAGTAGGGCTACGTATTGTTCGACAAGAACAACGCGAAGCTGTAAAAGCACATGCGGCTGTCCTAGCGGAGGAACGTTTGGTCGAACTGCTTGTTCCTGAAAAGAAGAAAATGGGTGGCGGTATGCAAAATCCATTTGAAATGCTGTTTGGGCAAAAAGCGGAGCCGGAAGAAACCGATTATGCAGAAATTGCTGAAGTAAAGAGCAAGCGCTCTGCTGCTGCAGCAAACCTAAAAGCGGGGCAATTGGAAGAGCAAATGGTTACGATTGAAGTGACTGCTCAGCAACCATCTATGTTTGATGCACTACAAGGATCGGGTATGGAGCAAATGGGTGCCAATATGCAAGATGCGCTATCTTCCTTCATGCCGAAAAAATCAGTGAAGCGCAAGATGAAAGTAAAGGATGCCCGTAAAGCCCTCGAAGCTGAGGAGGCTGACAAGCTGATTGACCATGATGAAATTGCGAGGCGGGCAATTGAATTGACGGAGCAGTCAGGCATTATCTTTATTGATGAAATGGACAAAATTGCTAGTCGTAATGGCGGAGGTTCTTCAGCCGATGTTTCACGAGAAGGTGTTCAACGGGACATTTTACCAATCGTGGAAGGTTCAACGATTACGACAAAATATGGTACAGTAAAGACCGATTTCATTTTGTTTATCGCAGCAGGTGCCTTTCACACCGCGAAGCCTTCGGATATTATACCAGAGCTTCAAGGTCGTTTTCCGATTCGTGTTGAATTGGAAAAATTGTCGAAGGAAGATTTTGAACGCATTTTGAAAGAGCCGGACTTCTCGCTCATTCGTCAATACGAAAAATTATTAGCGACTGAAGATGTTGTATTAGATTTTACGGACGAGGCAATTAGCAAGCTTGCGGAAATTGCATTTGACGTGAATGATCATACAGAAAATATTGGCGCTAGACGACTGCATACAATTTTGGAGAAGTTACTCGAAGAATTGTCGTACGAG
Proteins encoded:
- the xerC gene encoding tyrosine recombinase XerC, which produces MALQPSDIRDEYITYVRLEKNYSFYTVLEYEKDVDAFLEFLEVEGITDLNDVAYSEARLYVTGLYDKGLSRASISRKISSVRSFFKFANARYDINDIAFRSLHHPKKEERLPAFFYEEEMELLFSSCKGEDRKSLRDYAILELLYATGIRVSELLSIRMQDIDDHLGIVLIMGKGRKERYVPFGSYAQSALDAYRENSRLDLMKQKEHDMLFVNLRGDPLTDRGVRHILSKMMENASLHSKIYPHMIRHSFATHLLAGGADMRTVQELLGHSHLSSTQVYTHITKEHLRKTYMNTHPRA
- the hslV gene encoding ATP-dependent protease subunit HslV, which produces MEVHATTIFAIRHEGSCAMSGDGQVTVGNAVIMKRTAKKVRRIFGGKVLAGFAGSVADAFTLFELFEAKLTEYNGNLERASVELAKEWRGDRILRKLEAMLLVMDSERLLLVSGTGEVIEPDDGILAIGSGGNYALAAGRALKKYSGHSLTAPEIAKAALETAAEICVYTNDNIIVEVLE
- the hslU gene encoding ATP-dependent protease ATPase subunit HslU, with protein sequence MTNRQELTPKELTAHLDRFIIGQNDAKRAVAVAIRNRYRRSLLPDEEKSEIIPKNILMIGPTGVGKTEIARRIAKLVNAPFIKVEATKFTEVGYVGRDVESMVRDLTEVGLRIVRQEQREAVKAHAAVLAEERLVELLVPEKKKMGGGMQNPFEMLFGQKAEPEETDYAEIAEVKSKRSAAAANLKAGQLEEQMVTIEVTAQQPSMFDALQGSGMEQMGANMQDALSSFMPKKSVKRKMKVKDARKALEAEEADKLIDHDEIARRAIELTEQSGIIFIDEMDKIASRNGGGSSADVSREGVQRDILPIVEGSTITTKYGTVKTDFILFIAAGAFHTAKPSDIIPELQGRFPIRVELEKLSKEDFERILKEPDFSLIRQYEKLLATEDVVLDFTDEAISKLAEIAFDVNDHTENIGARRLHTILEKLLEELSYEAADIGPTTIKITPAYVDEKLKNIAKNKDLSQFIL